The sequence CACGATATCGCCCACCATGCGAGCCTTGCGGCTTTCAAAGGGAGGGCGGTAGCGGTTGTTCTGGAACAGGCCGCCGGTGTTGGCCGAGGGGGCAGCGGGCGCGGCAATGGCGGCAGCGGCCAGCGGCTGGGTGGGCAGGCCCAGGTCAACGGGAGGCGGCTGGTTGAGGGGGGCGCAGCCGGTCAATACCAGAGCCGCCGTCATCCAGACGCTGGAGTACCAGACCTTGAGGGCGGTGGGCGAAAGAGAGTAGGGGCGCTGGGGCGTGGTCATGGCAAACATTCCATTCGCAAAAACAGGAGCGTGATGTGCAAGCAAAACAAGGTTTTCAAGGTGAATCTCACCTGAAAACCTTGCTGTGTGCGCTATGGCAGCTCACTCAAAGAAAGCAGCAGAGGCATCAGAGCTGCGAGAGCTTGGCCAGCATCTGGTCGCTGGTGGAGATGGCCTTGGAGTTCATTTCGTAGGCGCGCTGGGTCTGGATCATGGCGACCAGCTCTTCCACCACGTTCACGTTGGACGACTCCAGAAAGCCCTGCATGATGGTGCCCAGATTGTTGTTGCCAGGCGTGCCAGTCTGGGGCGTGCCCGAGGCAGGGGTCTCGCGGAACAGGTTTTCACCCAGCGGCTCCAGGCCGGCGGAGTTGATGAAGGATGCCGTGGTGATTTGCGCCGTGCCAATGCTGGTGCTGCCGGCAAAGAACTCCACACCGCCGGTTTTGCTGATGGCGATCTTGGTGGCGTTCTGCGGCACGGTGATGCCATCGAGCAGCGGGTAGCCGCCGGCCGTGACCAGCTGGCCCGTGCCGTTCTTGGTGAAGGTGCCGTCGCGGGTATAGGCCGTGGTGCCATCGGGCATCTGGATCTGGAAGAAACCGTCGCCGCTGATGGCCACGTCCAGGTCCTTGCCCGATTCCAGCGGTGTACCCTGGGTGAAGTTGCGCGTGGTGGCCACGGTGCGCACGCCCAGGCCCAGGTGCATGCCGGTGGGCAGCACGTTTTGCTCGGTGGCCTGGGAGCCGACCTGGCGCAGGTTCTGGTAGATCAGGTCTTCGAACACGGCGCTTTGGCGCTTGTAGCCGGTGGTCGAGACGTTGGAAAGGTTGTGCGAGACCACATCCATATTGGTCTGCTGGGCCTGCATGCCGGTCTTGGCAATCCACAGAGAATTCATCATGGCAAAGTATCCTTAATCGGTGGTGCGTGGGACGGCGGCTTAGCCGTTCATGCTCAGCAGCTGGCTGGCAGTCTTGTCGTTGGCTTCGGAGGTCTGCAGCATCTTGATTTGCTGCTCGAACTGGCGTGAGGCGGCGATCATGCCCACCATCTCTTCGACGGCGTTCACGTTCGATCCTTCCAGCGCGCCGGGCAGCACGCGGGCATTGGCGTCAAAAGGCAGGTCGCCATCCACGCCGCGGAACAGGCCGTCATCGCTGCGCTGAATGGGCTGGTCGGCGGTGGGCGTCACCATCTTCAGGCGCGCAATGTTCAGCGGCTGCTGGCCGGGAATGGTGGCCACCACGGTGCCGTCGCCGCCAAAGCTGACCTTGGCGTTTTGCGGCACGACGATGGGGGCGCCACCGTCGGAAAGAATGGGCAGGCCGGTGGCGGTCACCAGCTCGCCCTGGTCGGTCACTTCCAGTGCGCCGTTGCGGGTGTAGGCCTCCAGGCCGTCCAGACCCTGCACGGTGAACCAGGCGTTGTCCCGGGCCATCAAATCGGTGTTCTTGCCCGTGGTCAGCGCCGGGCCGGGCGTATCCAGGCGGCCGGAGGTGGCGTCCAGCGCAAACACGCGGGTGGTGGAGCCCTGCCCTTGCACCGGCACCGAGCGGAAGGTGGACATCTCCG comes from Comamonas sp. GB3 AK4-5 and encodes:
- the flgG gene encoding flagellar basal-body rod protein FlgG; its protein translation is MMNSLWIAKTGMQAQQTNMDVVSHNLSNVSTTGYKRQSAVFEDLIYQNLRQVGSQATEQNVLPTGMHLGLGVRTVATTRNFTQGTPLESGKDLDVAISGDGFFQIQMPDGTTAYTRDGTFTKNGTGQLVTAGGYPLLDGITVPQNATKIAISKTGGVEFFAGSTSIGTAQITTASFINSAGLEPLGENLFRETPASGTPQTGTPGNNNLGTIMQGFLESSNVNVVEELVAMIQTQRAYEMNSKAISTSDQMLAKLSQL
- a CDS encoding flagellar basal body rod protein FlgF — translated: MDRIIYTTMTGANAASQRMAVLSNNLANASTTGFRAEMSTFRSVPVQGQGSTTRVFALDATSGRLDTPGPALTTGKNTDLMARDNAWFTVQGLDGLEAYTRNGALEVTDQGELVTATGLPILSDGGAPIVVPQNAKVSFGGDGTVVATIPGQQPLNIARLKMVTPTADQPIQRSDDGLFRGVDGDLPFDANARVLPGALEGSNVNAVEEMVGMIAASRQFEQQIKMLQTSEANDKTASQLLSMNG